A window of the Vigna angularis cultivar LongXiaoDou No.4 chromosome 3, ASM1680809v1, whole genome shotgun sequence genome harbors these coding sequences:
- the LOC108323360 gene encoding LOB domain-containing protein 16: MASATTANDTASASSSSSFGSPCGACKFLRRKCAADCIFAPYFCSEQGAARFATIHKVFGASNVSKLLLRIPENDRFEAMLTIAYEAQARIRDPVYGCVSHIFALQQQVASLQAQLVEMKALLDQNQMVYRNMENHWSENVGQAFNPFRPTSMNNPISPQSSLDSIDYSSNINDGMSMQDAQNGDDFSFQACSWKRSHSNDLGELQELALRIMRKCD; this comes from the exons ATGGCTTCTGCAACAACTGCAAACGACActgcttctgcttcttcttcttcttcctttggaTCTCCCTGTGGGGCATGCAAGTTCCTGCGAAGAAAATGTGCCGCAGACTGCATCTTTGCACCCTACTTTTGCTCCGAACAAGGAGCTGCTAGATTCGCAACCATTCATAAGGTTTTCGGGGCTAGCAACGTTTCCAAGTTGCTCTTGCGTATACCAGAAAACGATCGTTTTGAGGCAATGCTGACAATCGCTTACGAAGCCCAAGCTCGCATCAGAGACCCTGTTTACGGTTGTGTCTCCCATATATTCGCCTTGCAACAACAG GTAGCAAGCTTGCAGGCACAACTAGTGGAAATGAAGGCACTGCTGGATCAGAACCAGATGGTTTACAGAAACATGGAGAATCATTGGTCAGAGAATGTTGGACAAGCATTCAATCCGTTTCGTCCCACTTCCATGAATAACCCTATTTCTCCTCAGAGCTCACTTGACTCAATTGATTACAGCAGCAATATAAATGATGGAATGAGCATGCAAGATGCACAAAACGGAGATGATTTCTCATTCCAAGCTTGTTCTTGGAAAAGATCACACAGCAATGACTTGGGTGAGCTACAAGAATTGGCACTCAGAATAATGAGAAAGTGTGATTAG